In Citrus sinensis cultivar Valencia sweet orange chromosome 4, DVS_A1.0, whole genome shotgun sequence, one DNA window encodes the following:
- the LOC102611602 gene encoding uncharacterized protein LOC102611602, translated as MRFLRRIAGFLGIVRDNGPEVKDDEEDQDKIDDNNNQRSYNFQETGLPRKGFGVQVQVAVERPLPGPIIVPCNSGNGGVQGLRWYAKRLRIDDDGDVADEFLDEVLPQTSASEEEQHRPLPKFEVRYSTRPVKVKNQVLTTDGKIQQCVEYRGSLLWV; from the exons ATGCGATTCTTGAGGAGAATAGCAGGATTTCTAGGAATTGTTAGAGACAATGGACCCGAAGTAAAAGACGACGAGGAAGACCAAGATAAGATCGATGATAACAACAACCAACGGTCCTACAATTTTCAAGAAACCGGTCTTCCTCGTAAAGGCTTTGGAGTCCAGGTCCAAGTCGCCGTCGAACGTCCTCTCCCTGGCCCGATTATCGTCCCCTGTAATTCTGGCAACGGCGGCGTCCAG GGTTTGAGATGGTATGCAAAGCGTCTTAGAATAGATGACGATGGAGATGTAGCAGATGAGTTCCTTGATGAGGTCTTACCACAAACATCGGCTAGTGAGGAAGAGCAACATAGACCATTGCCAAAATTTGAAGTAAGATACAGTACCAGACCAGTTAAAGTGAAAAACCAGGTTTTGACCACCGATGGCAAAATCCAGCAGTGTGTGGAGTACCGAGGTAGCTTGCTATGGGTGTGA